A region of Paenibacillus sp. JNUCC-31 DNA encodes the following proteins:
- a CDS encoding TetR/AcrR family transcriptional regulator: MARSKEFEVNEVLDKAIHLFWTQGYEKTSMQDLVEYMGIHRRSIYDTFGDKHALFMKALERYETKQLNKMSFLVHTQKPVKEIIRALFESTVRNEGEPLGCFLVNSGVELGVLNPEVASLVNESYLRTEEFLTNLLLAGQQTGEIKADFDPVVTSHYLMNAWTGLRTLVKTTSDQQKLNNIIHVTLSILD, translated from the coding sequence ATGGCAAGATCAAAAGAATTTGAAGTAAATGAAGTATTAGATAAAGCAATACATCTGTTCTGGACACAAGGATATGAGAAAACTTCAATGCAAGACCTCGTTGAATATATGGGCATTCACCGAAGAAGCATCTATGATACGTTTGGGGATAAGCATGCTCTATTTATGAAAGCACTTGAACGATATGAAACAAAGCAATTGAACAAAATGAGCTTTTTGGTTCATACACAAAAGCCGGTCAAAGAGATCATTCGGGCTTTGTTTGAGTCTACAGTAAGAAATGAAGGAGAGCCTTTAGGGTGTTTTCTTGTAAATTCAGGTGTGGAACTGGGTGTACTCAATCCTGAAGTTGCATCCTTAGTGAATGAAAGTTATTTACGAACCGAGGAATTCTTGACCAACCTTCTTTTGGCAGGTCAACAAACGGGTGAAATCAAGGCAGATTTCGATCCAGTAGTTACTTCTCATTATTTAATGAATGCATGGACCGGACTACGGACATTGGTTAAGACTACATCGGATCAGCAAAAATTAAACAATATTATTCATGTAACACTATCCATTTTAGATTAA
- a CDS encoding DUF6254 family protein, which yields MARQKKRQEAAWKSRKQEQHPHGKIKSLKELSSEYEEKHTTF from the coding sequence ATGGCTCGCCAGAAGAAAAGGCAGGAAGCTGCCTGGAAGTCACGAAAGCAAGAACAGCATCCTCATGGTAAAATCAAATCGCTTAAAGAATTATCAAGCGAATATGAAGAGAAACATACTACGTTTTAA
- a CDS encoding glycosyl hydrolase: MENLFKKASAMMMGFILLLGLMTTPVQAVTPLFTIESENALLSSDLQVVTEIYGQPKPGFSGSGFVWMQNSGTITYTVTVPETGMYAISTRYMQELSPDGRLQYLSVNGVTKGSYMLPYTTTWNDFNFGFHKLNQGSNTIELKAGWGFAYFDTFTVDHAVLDPLDVQPVLTDSGATPETQLLMNYLTEVYGNHIISGQQEIYGGGNDGNTELEFDWIYNLTGKYPAIRGFDFMNYNPLYGWEDGTTDRMIDWVNNRDGIATASWHINVPRNFTTYQLGEHVDWKEATYKPTETNFNTANAVIPGTKEYQYVMMTIEDLAEQLLILQDNNVPVIFRPYHEAEGNGGLNGEGAWFWWASAGADVYKQLWDMLYTELTETYGLHNLIWTYNSYVYNTSPAWYPGDDQVDIVGYDKYNTIYNRNDGLSGVPNEDAITSIFYQLVDLTNGTKMVAMTENDTIPSVQNLTEEKSGWLYFCPWYGEHLMSSAFNYPATLTTLYQSDYVITLDELPNLKGNHPNTSASITPATVEFDKYAPNQSDKTISLNLNGKTLNALRVGTHTLTASQDYILNGSMLLLKKEFLAGLPAGDHLIVFDMNQGQDPALKVKIVDSTPSASISPVNATFDKAVNLGKDISVSLTLNGKQLTSVTNGNYTLESSQDYVASNTSVVLGKSYLSTLPPGQNAITFHFNGGNNAVLTVNVIDSSVPMPSDGLAIQAFNGNTSASTNGISPKFKVVNNGNSAIQLSDVKIRYYYTIDGEEAQSFWSDWASIGSANVTGTFVKLATPVTGADYALEVGFSSSAGTLSPGQSAEIQTRFSKNNWSNYNQANDYSFKASASQFANNEQVTGYMNGQLAWGIEP, translated from the coding sequence ATGGAAAATTTGTTCAAAAAGGCAAGCGCAATGATGATGGGATTCATTCTGCTGCTCGGATTGATGACAACGCCCGTTCAAGCAGTAACCCCGCTTTTTACGATTGAAAGCGAAAACGCTTTACTTTCCTCCGATCTTCAAGTAGTGACTGAAATTTACGGTCAGCCCAAGCCCGGATTCTCCGGGAGTGGATTTGTGTGGATGCAAAATTCCGGAACAATCACCTACACAGTGACTGTCCCGGAAACCGGCATGTATGCAATCTCAACCCGTTATATGCAGGAGCTAAGTCCTGACGGCAGACTTCAATATTTATCCGTTAATGGTGTGACCAAAGGTTCCTATATGCTGCCTTACACGACCACATGGAATGATTTTAATTTTGGCTTTCATAAGCTGAATCAAGGAAGCAATACGATTGAGCTGAAGGCAGGCTGGGGATTTGCTTATTTTGACACCTTCACTGTGGATCATGCAGTTCTAGATCCCTTGGATGTACAACCGGTGCTCACCGATTCTGGGGCCACACCTGAGACTCAACTGCTGATGAATTATTTAACAGAGGTTTACGGTAACCACATTATCTCCGGTCAGCAGGAAATTTATGGAGGCGGGAATGACGGCAATACAGAGTTGGAGTTTGATTGGATTTATAATTTAACCGGAAAGTATCCTGCGATCCGCGGCTTTGATTTTATGAACTATAATCCGCTCTACGGATGGGAAGACGGCACAACGGATCGGATGATCGATTGGGTGAATAACCGGGACGGCATTGCTACAGCTTCATGGCACATCAATGTGCCTCGAAATTTTACCACCTATCAGCTTGGAGAACATGTGGATTGGAAGGAGGCCACCTACAAGCCAACAGAAACTAATTTTAATACAGCCAACGCCGTGATTCCTGGTACGAAAGAATATCAATACGTCATGATGACTATCGAAGATCTAGCGGAACAATTGCTGATTCTGCAAGATAACAATGTGCCGGTTATTTTCCGTCCTTATCATGAGGCGGAGGGCAATGGCGGTTTGAATGGGGAAGGTGCGTGGTTCTGGTGGGCTTCAGCAGGTGCGGACGTATACAAGCAGCTTTGGGATATGCTCTATACCGAACTTACAGAGACATACGGTTTGCATAACTTGATCTGGACATACAACAGCTATGTGTATAACACTTCTCCTGCATGGTATCCTGGCGATGATCAGGTAGACATTGTTGGCTATGATAAATACAATACGATCTACAATCGCAATGACGGTTTGTCTGGCGTACCTAATGAGGATGCCATTACTTCGATTTTCTATCAGTTGGTTGACTTAACGAACGGTACGAAAATGGTGGCCATGACGGAGAACGATACGATCCCAAGCGTTCAGAATCTGACAGAAGAAAAATCAGGATGGCTCTATTTCTGCCCATGGTATGGCGAACATCTTATGAGTTCCGCATTTAATTATCCGGCCACTCTTACAACACTTTATCAAAGTGATTATGTTATCACACTGGATGAGCTGCCCAATTTAAAGGGTAACCACCCTAATACAAGCGCATCCATCACACCTGCAACCGTTGAATTTGACAAATATGCACCCAATCAAAGTGACAAAACCATTTCCCTGAATCTAAACGGAAAAACATTAAACGCTCTCCGGGTAGGGACCCATACATTAACCGCGTCTCAAGATTATATTTTAAACGGAAGTATGCTGCTGCTGAAAAAAGAATTTTTGGCCGGGCTGCCGGCTGGTGATCATTTGATTGTCTTTGATATGAATCAGGGTCAAGATCCTGCATTAAAAGTTAAAATCGTCGATTCAACACCAAGTGCTTCGATTTCGCCCGTGAATGCGACATTTGATAAAGCCGTGAATCTAGGGAAGGATATTTCCGTGTCTCTTACCTTAAACGGGAAACAGCTTACCAGCGTAACGAATGGAAATTATACGCTTGAATCCAGTCAGGATTATGTGGCATCCAACACTAGTGTCGTTCTGGGTAAATCCTATCTTTCCACGCTTCCGCCGGGCCAGAATGCGATAACCTTTCATTTTAACGGTGGAAATAATGCTGTTCTTACTGTAAATGTTATAGACAGCAGTGTTCCTATGCCCTCGGATGGCTTGGCAATTCAGGCTTTTAACGGAAATACAAGTGCGTCCACCAACGGTATCTCACCTAAATTCAAAGTAGTGAACAACGGTAATTCGGCGATTCAATTGAGTGATGTGAAAATAAGGTATTACTATACGATTGATGGGGAAGAGGCACAGAGCTTCTGGTCTGACTGGGCCAGCATCGGAAGTGCAAATGTAACCGGCACATTCGTTAAATTGGCAACGCCAGTTACCGGAGCGGATTATGCTTTGGAAGTTGGATTTTCGAGTTCGGCTGGAACGCTTAGTCCTGGACAGAGCGCAGAAATTCAAACCCGATTCTCCAAAAATAACTGGTCCAATTACAACCAGGCTAACGATTACTCGTTTAAGGCATCCGCCAGTCAGTTTGCAAACAATGAACAAGTCACCGGGTATATGAACGGCCAGCTTGCATGGGGGATTGAACCGTAA
- a CDS encoding IS110 family transposase has product MQPVVGIDVAKGCSVIQAFKKRNEPYGRMETLHHSEEGFERLGEVLSILRETSGVEPVVVFEATGHYHRGLAGYLKRSGWIHYIINPLQAKRSKGTQLRKVKTDAADAWHLAEMYYRGDVKAHREWKSPTVSFST; this is encoded by the coding sequence ATGCAACCCGTTGTTGGAATTGATGTGGCGAAAGGATGTAGTGTTATTCAGGCCTTCAAAAAGCGTAACGAACCATATGGAAGGATGGAGACCCTTCACCATAGTGAGGAAGGTTTCGAGCGGCTAGGGGAAGTGCTCAGCATACTGAGAGAGACAAGTGGTGTGGAGCCTGTCGTTGTCTTCGAGGCAACCGGACATTATCATCGAGGTTTGGCAGGATATCTGAAACGTAGCGGATGGATTCACTACATCATCAATCCTTTGCAAGCGAAACGATCCAAAGGCACACAACTTCGAAAAGTGAAAACCGATGCAGCAGATGCCTGGCATTTGGCCGAGATGTATTACCGTGGGGATGTTAAAGCGCATCGCGAGTGGAAGAGTCCTACAGTGAGCTTCAGCACTTGA
- a CDS encoding IS110 family RNA-guided transposase, producing MGRSHSKRWIAEKTERLRELMEGWNRQRRSQSQTVALASMVVLLLEFDKQLSHLEQQMEALAMELPEVGLVKSIPGIGGKLAAAIVAELGNASQFQDAKQLVAYAGLDPGIYSSGKFTATSSRITKRGSKRLRRALYLAVQCGIRKADNRRLKEYYDKKRKEGKPYKVVVIACANKLLHHVYAILKKGEPYTH from the coding sequence GTGGGTAGATCTCATTCGAAGCGATGGATTGCAGAAAAAACGGAACGATTGAGGGAACTTATGGAAGGCTGGAACAGACAAAGAAGAAGCCAATCTCAAACCGTAGCACTGGCCAGCATGGTCGTGTTGCTGCTGGAGTTTGACAAGCAGTTAAGCCATTTGGAACAGCAGATGGAAGCACTGGCGATGGAACTGCCCGAAGTAGGTTTGGTTAAAAGCATACCAGGCATAGGAGGCAAACTAGCCGCTGCCATCGTGGCGGAACTCGGGAATGCAAGTCAATTCCAGGATGCGAAGCAGCTCGTCGCGTATGCAGGGTTGGATCCAGGGATTTACAGCTCAGGGAAGTTTACAGCGACAAGCAGCCGGATTACGAAGCGCGGCTCCAAGAGGCTTCGACGAGCGTTATATCTGGCCGTACAGTGCGGAATTCGAAAAGCAGACAACCGAAGGTTAAAAGAGTATTACGACAAGAAAAGAAAAGAGGGCAAGCCTTACAAGGTGGTCGTGATCGCTTGCGCCAACAAGCTTCTCCATCACGTATACGCCATCTTGAAAAAGGGCGAGCCCTATACACATTAA
- a CDS encoding ribonuclease, whose translation MYFKKCLSAMLIILATILFTGCSLETASLNDSSQASSPLTQFDEVAAYISEHHELPENYITKREARELGWEPSKGNLENVAPGQSIGGDVFQNREGLLPKKKGRTWYEADINYSGGTRGSDRILYSNDGLIYKTTDHYRTFEQME comes from the coding sequence ATGTATTTCAAAAAATGTTTAAGTGCTATGCTTATTATTCTAGCGACTATCTTGTTTACGGGATGTTCACTCGAAACGGCTTCATTAAATGACTCATCTCAAGCTAGTTCACCTCTAACGCAATTTGATGAAGTAGCTGCGTATATTTCGGAGCATCATGAACTGCCAGAAAATTATATAACCAAAAGAGAGGCCAGGGAACTAGGCTGGGAGCCGAGCAAAGGAAATTTGGAGAACGTGGCCCCAGGCCAAAGTATAGGCGGTGATGTATTTCAAAATCGAGAAGGGTTGTTACCCAAGAAAAAGGGAAGGACTTGGTACGAAGCAGACATTAATTATTCAGGAGGAACGCGAGGAAGCGATCGGATCCTATACTCCAATGATGGCTTGATCTATAAAACAACCGATCATTACCGTACGTTTGAACAAATGGAATAG
- a CDS encoding barstar family protein, with product MKTIVIQGKDIHGQEELHDVLQARLELGPSYGRNLDALWDCLTGFVSMPLTIQWIDFDTSRKYLGEYADLLLDLMQEAEEELEEFTFDLII from the coding sequence ATGAAAACCATTGTCATCCAAGGAAAGGACATTCATGGCCAAGAAGAGTTACATGACGTTCTTCAGGCAAGACTTGAGTTAGGGCCCTCCTACGGCCGGAATTTGGATGCATTATGGGATTGCTTGACTGGCTTCGTCTCCATGCCACTTACCATTCAATGGATTGATTTTGATACAAGCAGGAAGTACCTTGGAGAATACGCGGATCTTTTATTAGACTTAATGCAAGAAGCGGAAGAAGAGTTGGAAGAGTTTACATTTGATTTAATCATATAA
- a CDS encoding MMPL family transporter produces the protein MSTLLYKLGKTAFRKPAYFIIGWILILGIVISMISINGIHISSEMKIEGTESQKVLDQLAKELPAASGGQGSVVFKAPDHERLDTPERLAAIMKGVSEVYGLNDVINPADYAAEASSSGAAADMAQAAQMQQTATSSPPPYGPLIVEGVPVPGVLISSDGKIALFQFQFTIEQSAITQDVFDSVIHSVMTVENGTNITVLPGETLKTVSIGVGSAEIVGLIIAVIVLLITLGSVVAAGLPLVTALLGVGIGVGGAFSISKFIEMPSVTSVLALMVGLAVGIDYALFIVNRQRRMIIDQRLSAQEAAARAIGTSGSAVFFAGLTVIIALCGMLVIGLTFLSTMALVAAATVLINVFVALTLLPALLGLVGERICSPKAREKSTKDSKEGGHGIADRWVKFVIQYRWITIIAIIVVLGVAATPITKMEMGIPGASSANLDTTARQSYDAISEGFGDGFNGPLILVAEPNNSSAQITPELLGNLMKELQSQNNVAQVTPLGMTEDLAIFSLIPKTGPNDKITKDLVNDLRSTESNIAQTNDVKLGVTGLTAVNIDMSSKLAQVFPIYVGIIILLSLIILLLVFRSIIVPIKATIGFLLSILATFGITTAVFQWGWLHSLFGFDTGGPLLSFMPIIVTGILYGLAMDYQVFLVSSMRESYVHGHRGIESVVHGYNQVSRVVVAAAVIMVSVFAGFIFTDDVMIKQIGFTLAVGILIDAFIIRMGLVPAIMALFGDKSWALPKWLDRILPNLDVEGEKLIATLNAKENEHSKS, from the coding sequence ATGTCTACATTATTATACAAACTGGGAAAGACTGCTTTTCGCAAACCCGCGTATTTCATCATTGGCTGGATTTTAATTTTGGGGATCGTCATTTCGATGATCAGCATTAATGGGATTCACATCAGTTCCGAAATGAAGATTGAAGGTACTGAGTCGCAAAAGGTTCTGGACCAGTTAGCAAAAGAACTTCCTGCGGCCTCTGGTGGTCAAGGAAGTGTAGTATTCAAAGCCCCTGATCACGAGCGTTTGGATACCCCTGAACGCTTGGCTGCAATTATGAAGGGTGTTAGTGAAGTATACGGGTTGAACGATGTGATAAACCCTGCCGATTATGCAGCTGAGGCAAGCAGTTCGGGTGCTGCCGCTGACATGGCTCAAGCTGCCCAGATGCAGCAAACAGCAACATCCTCTCCTCCTCCCTATGGGCCTCTGATTGTGGAGGGTGTGCCTGTTCCTGGTGTCCTAATTTCTTCTGACGGCAAAATTGCACTGTTTCAATTTCAGTTTACCATCGAGCAATCTGCAATTACGCAAGATGTATTTGATTCCGTTATTCATTCCGTCATGACCGTTGAGAATGGAACCAACATTACCGTGCTCCCTGGCGAAACTCTCAAAACGGTATCCATCGGTGTTGGTTCGGCAGAGATTGTTGGACTAATCATTGCTGTAATTGTTTTGCTGATAACACTCGGCTCCGTCGTTGCAGCAGGTCTTCCCCTTGTCACTGCGCTTCTCGGTGTTGGCATCGGAGTAGGTGGGGCCTTCTCCATCTCCAAATTTATAGAAATGCCCAGTGTTACTTCCGTCTTGGCTCTGATGGTTGGATTGGCTGTGGGGATCGATTACGCTCTATTCATTGTCAATCGCCAACGTCGAATGATTATTGATCAACGCTTGAGCGCACAAGAGGCTGCGGCAAGAGCGATTGGCACATCCGGCAGCGCTGTATTTTTTGCCGGCTTGACCGTTATTATTGCGCTTTGCGGTATGCTTGTCATCGGACTCACGTTCTTATCCACGATGGCTTTGGTCGCTGCTGCTACCGTTCTCATCAACGTGTTTGTTGCTCTAACCCTGTTGCCAGCTCTGCTTGGATTGGTAGGTGAACGCATTTGTTCGCCCAAAGCCCGCGAGAAAAGCACGAAAGATTCTAAAGAGGGTGGCCACGGGATTGCTGACAGATGGGTAAAATTCGTTATCCAATATCGTTGGATCACAATTATCGCCATCATCGTCGTTCTTGGTGTAGCAGCAACGCCTATAACCAAAATGGAAATGGGCATCCCGGGAGCATCCTCAGCGAACCTGGATACAACCGCAAGACAAAGTTATGATGCCATCTCCGAAGGCTTCGGAGATGGGTTTAACGGCCCGCTTATTCTGGTCGCAGAACCTAATAATTCTTCTGCTCAGATTACTCCGGAACTCTTAGGCAATCTCATGAAGGAGCTCCAAAGCCAAAATAATGTTGCACAGGTTACCCCGCTGGGCATGACAGAGGATCTGGCTATTTTTAGTCTCATTCCGAAAACAGGTCCTAACGATAAAATCACGAAAGATCTGGTGAACGATTTACGATCTACCGAATCGAACATCGCACAGACGAATGATGTTAAGCTTGGTGTTACTGGACTCACTGCCGTTAACATTGATATGTCATCCAAATTGGCACAGGTATTCCCTATCTATGTAGGAATTATTATCCTGCTGTCGCTTATCATTCTACTGCTTGTATTTCGTTCAATCATCGTTCCAATTAAAGCAACGATCGGTTTCCTGCTCAGCATTCTGGCTACATTCGGGATCACTACAGCTGTATTTCAGTGGGGCTGGCTGCATTCTCTCTTTGGCTTCGATACCGGTGGTCCACTGCTAAGCTTTATGCCAATCATCGTGACCGGCATCTTGTATGGGCTGGCGATGGACTATCAGGTGTTCCTTGTTAGTTCTATGCGGGAATCCTACGTTCATGGCCACAGGGGGATAGAATCCGTTGTTCATGGGTACAACCAGGTAAGTCGTGTCGTTGTAGCCGCTGCGGTGATCATGGTCTCTGTATTTGCAGGATTTATATTTACGGATGACGTCATGATTAAACAGATTGGTTTCACATTAGCTGTAGGAATTCTGATCGATGCTTTCATCATTCGGATGGGATTGGTTCCTGCCATTATGGCTCTTTTCGGTGACAAATCCTGGGCACTTCCGAAATGGCTGGACCGCATTCTGCCGAACCTTGATGTCGAAGGTGAGAAGCTGATTGCTACGCTCAATGCCAAAGAAAATGAACATTCCAAGTCTTGA
- a CDS encoding TetR/AcrR family transcriptional regulator codes for MMAKQTLRHLKKEATEQSLAIAAFELALEHGLDGMVVEDIVQKAGYSRRTFANYFTCKEEAVAMGSTAVHNTAEFENLLTQIPPNASLLDVLYQLIQMQLTTDLIGRLRELLLLSQKYPVLEPHFLRVLHHMQTVAQETLLDLSDGNDDEVYTYLLINAVYGIVLPLIDGRLNVLLPGQSMSDHQRAGAVTFDEFLETMFIYLRKGF; via the coding sequence ATGATGGCGAAACAAACCTTGCGGCATTTAAAAAAAGAAGCGACAGAGCAATCGCTTGCCATTGCGGCATTCGAACTTGCGCTTGAACATGGATTGGACGGCATGGTTGTTGAAGATATTGTGCAAAAAGCCGGTTACTCCAGAAGAACCTTCGCAAATTATTTCACATGCAAGGAAGAAGCAGTAGCGATGGGATCAACAGCAGTTCATAACACTGCTGAGTTCGAGAATTTACTCACGCAAATCCCCCCAAATGCCTCTTTGCTTGACGTTCTGTATCAACTAATCCAGATGCAGCTTACAACGGATCTTATCGGAAGATTGCGTGAACTTTTATTACTTTCCCAAAAATATCCTGTGCTAGAACCACATTTCCTCAGGGTACTGCACCATATGCAAACGGTTGCTCAAGAAACATTGTTGGACTTGTCAGACGGAAACGATGACGAGGTATATACTTATCTTCTAATAAATGCGGTATACGGGATCGTTCTTCCTTTGATTGACGGAAGACTTAACGTATTGCTGCCTGGACAAAGCATGAGTGATCACCAAAGGGCTGGGGCTGTAACGTTCGACGAGTTTTTAGAAACCATGTTTATTTATTTGCGCAAAGGATTCTAA
- a CDS encoding sugar O-acetyltransferase translates to MTEEERIFEGILFSPGHPDLKAIKLRSHNLSSQYSRTFEDQTEEREALLMQILGRKGSHCFIQGPIFFHYGIHTEIGNHFFANYNLTVQDDAKVTIGDHVSFGPNVTIVTPIHPFIASERRQMLDPNGEPKILCYAKPVTIGNDVWISANVTVCGGVTIGDGSVIGAGSVVTQDIPEGSFAAGVPCRVIRPITESDSMRYKPDVLADCSVIE, encoded by the coding sequence ATGACTGAAGAAGAACGAATTTTTGAGGGGATTTTATTTAGTCCAGGTCATCCTGACCTTAAGGCCATCAAGCTTCGCTCACACAATCTTAGTAGTCAATACAGTCGTACCTTTGAGGATCAAACAGAGGAACGCGAAGCATTACTTATGCAGATCTTGGGCAGAAAAGGTTCGCATTGTTTTATCCAAGGTCCCATTTTCTTTCATTATGGCATTCACACAGAAATTGGTAACCATTTCTTTGCGAATTACAATCTGACCGTCCAGGATGATGCCAAAGTTACGATCGGTGATCACGTCAGTTTTGGACCTAATGTTACCATTGTTACACCGATTCATCCTTTTATTGCTTCAGAACGTCGACAAATGCTGGACCCCAACGGTGAACCCAAGATCCTCTGCTACGCCAAGCCTGTCACGATCGGAAATGATGTTTGGATATCAGCTAACGTTACCGTGTGCGGAGGTGTTACGATTGGCGACGGATCTGTCATTGGCGCTGGTAGCGTAGTGACCCAAGATATCCCTGAGGGCTCATTTGCAGCGGGTGTTCCCTGCAGAGTCATTCGTCCGATCACAGAGTCGGACAGCATGCGCTATAAACCGGATGTCCTGGCCGATTGCAGCGTAATTGAATAA
- a CDS encoding MATE family efflux transporter: MDAENLHYFEKAPIAKAVAHFAVPMMLGTSMSVIYSILNAYFLGTLGNTAMLTALALTLPLFAVIMALGNLIGMGSGTFISRLLGEKRYDDLKHVSSFAFYSSLVLGLIVIAIGLPMIDPIVHGLGATPESFGFTKDYVTIMLIGSPFVILFFTLENIVRSEGSAITSMVGMILSVVVNIILDAVAVFIFHWGVIGVASATVISNLIASVFYAFHMGYKSQFLTISVKWFKASKEIMSNVFKIGVPVFIMSIFLGAMSLILNHFLVEYGDQAVAGYGISSRLLQFPEFILMGLCEGVVPLIAFSFTANKLRMKHTIGFTIKAILALAVVFGIVVYLISDHLIGLFTNDPQLIEMGSYILHVTFLSLFITGMTSLFVGIFQATAQGTAAFIMSVIQGITLIPVLYIANRLNGFHGVVWSLVIADVAAFLVGAIMLYVLRNKLQPELDHFVQ; encoded by the coding sequence ATGGATGCTGAAAACCTCCATTATTTTGAAAAAGCACCGATTGCAAAAGCCGTAGCCCACTTTGCTGTACCAATGATGTTAGGCACGTCAATGAGTGTCATCTATTCCATCTTGAATGCCTATTTCCTGGGTACACTGGGCAATACGGCCATGTTAACCGCCCTTGCTCTAACCTTGCCGTTATTTGCTGTGATTATGGCGCTCGGTAACTTGATTGGTATGGGTAGCGGTACATTCATTTCCCGTTTGCTGGGCGAAAAAAGATATGATGATCTGAAACATGTGTCTTCATTCGCCTTTTACAGCAGTTTAGTACTTGGCCTTATCGTGATAGCCATTGGCCTCCCAATGATCGATCCAATCGTTCATGGCTTGGGAGCAACGCCTGAATCCTTTGGATTTACGAAGGACTATGTCACGATTATGCTTATTGGTTCACCATTCGTCATCTTATTTTTCACACTGGAGAATATTGTGCGCTCCGAGGGTTCAGCGATCACGTCGATGGTCGGTATGATTCTCAGTGTGGTTGTAAATATTATTCTTGATGCTGTAGCCGTCTTCATCTTCCATTGGGGTGTGATCGGCGTTGCTTCTGCTACGGTCATCTCTAACTTGATTGCAAGTGTTTTTTACGCATTCCATATGGGATATAAGAGCCAATTTTTGACCATCTCCGTAAAATGGTTCAAGGCTTCCAAGGAAATTATGAGCAATGTTTTCAAAATCGGAGTTCCCGTTTTTATAATGAGTATCTTCTTGGGTGCAATGTCGCTCATTTTGAACCATTTTCTTGTCGAGTATGGAGATCAGGCCGTAGCGGGGTACGGAATTTCATCACGTTTGTTGCAATTTCCTGAGTTTATTCTGATGGGCTTATGCGAGGGAGTTGTGCCGTTGATTGCCTTCTCTTTTACAGCGAATAAATTACGTATGAAGCATACCATTGGATTTACGATCAAAGCCATTTTAGCGTTAGCTGTTGTGTTCGGCATTGTCGTCTATCTGATATCCGACCACTTAATTGGTTTATTTACAAATGACCCGCAATTAATTGAAATGGGCAGCTATATTCTGCATGTCACGTTCTTATCCTTATTTATTACAGGCATGACCTCGTTGTTTGTGGGGATTTTCCAAGCAACAGCGCAAGGTACAGCCGCCTTCATTATGTCAGTCATTCAAGGAATTACTCTAATTCCTGTGCTCTATATCGCTAACCGACTGAACGGCTTTCATGGGGTGGTGTGGTCGCTTGTTATTGCCGATGTTGCCGCGTTCCTTGTTGGGGCCATCATGCTGTATGTTCTGCGGAATAAATTGCAGCCGGAATTGGATCATTTCGTACAGTAA
- a CDS encoding TetR/AcrR family transcriptional regulator, with translation MKKQQPQISEDMILETSWKLLGEEGIEKFSMRRLADRLGIQAPSLYWYFKSKQHLYQHLANQISKIILEEFQSEGDWKEQMSGLAVTIRSVLRQYPCSTQLMMLTLPHEPDMIRFTNRMLLCMESTPLEQEQKLQAVLTLVNYVFYFVLDGYQHQRTVSVISKDQGGLSSGEMMHLLDSMSETEVGLFRRMYGSGLFEMMGTDGAFEFGLKLILLGIEHVIKEREKYDAI, from the coding sequence ATGAAAAAACAACAGCCTCAGATTTCAGAAGATATGATTTTGGAAACCTCGTGGAAGCTTCTAGGGGAAGAAGGCATTGAAAAATTCAGCATGAGACGATTGGCCGATCGGCTTGGTATTCAGGCTCCCTCTCTGTATTGGTACTTTAAAAGCAAGCAGCATCTTTACCAGCATTTGGCCAACCAAATATCAAAGATAATTTTGGAAGAGTTCCAATCGGAGGGGGATTGGAAAGAGCAAATGTCGGGACTTGCGGTAACGATACGAAGTGTGCTCCGTCAGTACCCCTGTTCCACGCAGCTCATGATGCTCACACTGCCCCACGAGCCGGACATGATTCGTTTCACCAACCGCATGTTGCTCTGCATGGAATCGACGCCACTTGAGCAAGAGCAAAAATTGCAAGCAGTTCTTACGCTTGTGAACTATGTTTTCTACTTCGTTCTGGACGGATATCAGCATCAACGTACAGTTTCCGTTATCTCCAAAGACCAAGGGGGGCTTTCCAGCGGGGAGATGATGCACCTTTTGGACTCCATGAGCGAGACGGAAGTGGGACTGTTCCGGAGAATGTATGGGAGCGGGCTATTTGAGATGATGGGGACAGATGGGGCGTTTGAGTTCGGGTTGAAGTTGATTCTGTTGGGGATTGAACACGTGATAAAAGAGCGGGAGAAGTATGATGCAATATGA